TGAAAGGTTTGCGTCCCGCCCTTGGCATCCCTATTGGCATCGGCTTTTCCTGGGGAGGAATTCCCAAAACCCTCAAGGGGATTCTGTTGATTTTAATCTCCGTCAGTTGCTTTGCCACGATGGATGCCACGATCCGTCGCCTGTCGGGGGAGCTGCACCCGTTTGAGATCGCCTTTTTTCGCAATTTTTTCGGGTCATTGGCTCTGCTACCGCTGTTGGTGCGAGAGGGCTTGGGATCCCTGCGTACGGAGCGGTTGGGGCTGTTTGCGTTGCGGGGTGTGCTGAATACCATCGCCATGCTGATGTTTTTCTGGGCTTTAAGTCGGATCCCTTTGGCGGAGGTGACAGCCCTTAGCTTTACGATTCCCCTGTTTGCGTCGCTGTTTGCCATCTGGCTGTTGCGGGAACAGGTTTACCTACAGCGCTGGGTGGCTCTGGGGTTGGGTTTCGTCGGCATGATCGTATTGTTGCGACCGGGGTTTCAAGCAGTGACCGTAGGGGCAATAGCAGCGGTGGCGGCTTCTATTTTGTTGGCTTGGGTAACGATACTGATTAAGATTCTCTCCCGCACGGAGTCCAGCATCACGATTACCGCTTATATGGGCTTGTTTCAGGCCCCTTTGTCGCTGTTGGCGGCGGTGTGGTTTTGGCAATGGCCGGGCGGGGAAGATTGGATGCCGTTGTTGGCGATTGGCTGCTTGGGCACGCTGGGTCAGGTGATGATGATCCATGCTTTTGCCTATGCAGATGTCTCGACGCTGTTGCCCTTTCAGTTTTCGGCCTTGATTTGGGCGACGCTGTACGGGTTTTTCTGGTTTGGGGAATGGCCGGATCTCTGGACTTGGGTGGGGGGTGCCATTATTTTTGGGAGTTCCCTGACGTTGGCCTATCGGGAATCTCGGCTGAAGGTGAGCAGTACCCTCAGTCAGTGAGGATCCCCGCAGAACTACGGTTGTTCATCACTCTGTTCGGAAGATAGCTTAGCTGTGTGAATAGATTTGAAATTAATCTGAAATTAATCGGCCAAGAATATGAGAAAACCAAAAATAGTGGCGCTGCTACTTGCCATTATTTGCCTATATGCTTGCGGATCTTCATCTTGGGTAACCCACAGCAGCCCAG
This genomic stretch from Thermostichus vulcanus str. 'Rupite' harbors:
- a CDS encoding DMT family transporter — its product is MKGLRPALGIPIGIGFSWGGIPKTLKGILLILISVSCFATMDATIRRLSGELHPFEIAFFRNFFGSLALLPLLVREGLGSLRTERLGLFALRGVLNTIAMLMFFWALSRIPLAEVTALSFTIPLFASLFAIWLLREQVYLQRWVALGLGFVGMIVLLRPGFQAVTVGAIAAVAASILLAWVTILIKILSRTESSITITAYMGLFQAPLSLLAAVWFWQWPGGEDWMPLLAIGCLGTLGQVMMIHAFAYADVSTLLPFQFSALIWATLYGFFWFGEWPDLWTWVGGAIIFGSSLTLAYRESRLKVSSTLSQ